In the Salinirubrum litoreum genome, one interval contains:
- a CDS encoding thiamine pyrophosphate-binding protein, with product MTRTTADLFTEALEGYGVEHVFGNPGTTELPVMDALADSDLEYVLGLHEDVAVGMAAGYAQTRRYHSHHDDSVCPLGVVNLHITPGLAHGLGNLYGASVAGAPLLVTAGNHSTDFRHEEPILSGDLEALADQFCKWSAEVLDPDALPTMLRRAVRVALTPPTGPVFLGLPLDTMLAETDAEPERVGPIPTAGRGDARQIAHAAELLADAENPVLVVGDEIARAGHGAVDAAVAFAEATGARVHGEILACEIDFPTDHDQWVSYVPPDEQLAATLMNTDTLVFAGCSTNTTLTRHEAPLVPADATCIHLSPDAWEVGKNQPADAAVIGDLEATLSELADLAGGAISDEERDARLERVDTMQTMASQQMEQMGDDTDDAQSVASKAELVDTLREVAPDAYIVDEGVTAKYAMLTRWPMQAEQYVSNKGGGLGYGLPASVGAAIAESMRPAPRDVLGFVGDGSYLYYPHALYSAVRHGVDLTVVIPDNRNYRILKDNAVELFGADESDLDFVGMDFHPPVDIPANAESHGARGERIEAPERIAGAVESAMARDGPDVLDVAVHD from the coding sequence ATGACACGCACCACCGCCGACCTGTTCACCGAGGCCCTCGAAGGCTACGGCGTCGAACACGTCTTCGGCAACCCCGGCACCACCGAACTCCCGGTGATGGACGCGCTGGCAGACAGCGACCTGGAGTACGTCCTCGGTCTCCACGAGGACGTGGCGGTCGGCATGGCCGCCGGCTACGCGCAGACCCGGCGGTATCACTCCCACCACGACGACTCGGTCTGCCCGCTCGGTGTCGTCAACCTGCACATCACCCCCGGTCTCGCGCACGGACTCGGGAACCTCTACGGCGCGAGCGTCGCCGGGGCACCCCTGCTCGTCACCGCCGGGAACCACAGCACCGACTTCCGCCACGAGGAGCCGATTCTCTCGGGCGACCTGGAGGCGCTCGCGGACCAGTTCTGCAAGTGGTCCGCCGAGGTGCTCGACCCCGACGCGCTCCCGACGATGCTCCGCCGGGCGGTTCGCGTCGCGCTCACCCCGCCGACCGGGCCGGTCTTCCTCGGCCTCCCACTCGACACGATGCTCGCCGAGACCGACGCGGAACCCGAGCGAGTGGGGCCGATCCCGACGGCCGGCCGGGGTGACGCCCGGCAGATCGCCCACGCCGCCGAGTTGCTGGCCGACGCCGAGAACCCGGTTCTGGTGGTCGGCGACGAGATCGCCCGCGCCGGCCACGGGGCAGTCGACGCCGCAGTCGCGTTCGCGGAGGCGACCGGCGCGCGCGTCCACGGCGAGATTCTCGCCTGCGAGATCGACTTCCCGACCGACCACGACCAGTGGGTGTCGTACGTCCCGCCGGACGAGCAACTCGCCGCGACGCTCATGAACACCGACACGCTCGTCTTCGCGGGCTGTTCGACGAACACGACGCTGACGCGCCACGAGGCCCCGCTGGTCCCCGCGGACGCGACCTGCATCCACCTCTCGCCGGACGCGTGGGAAGTCGGCAAGAACCAGCCAGCCGACGCGGCCGTGATCGGTGACCTCGAAGCGACGCTCTCGGAACTGGCCGATCTCGCGGGCGGGGCTATCAGCGACGAGGAGCGAGACGCCAGACTGGAGCGCGTCGACACGATGCAGACGATGGCGAGCCAGCAGATGGAGCAGATGGGCGACGACACCGACGACGCCCAGTCGGTCGCCTCGAAGGCCGAACTCGTGGACACGCTCCGCGAGGTCGCGCCCGACGCATACATCGTCGACGAGGGTGTCACCGCCAAGTACGCGATGTTGACGCGCTGGCCGATGCAGGCCGAGCAGTACGTCTCGAACAAGGGCGGCGGACTGGGCTACGGCCTCCCGGCGTCGGTCGGCGCGGCCATCGCCGAGTCGATGCGGCCCGCCCCACGCGACGTCCTCGGCTTCGTCGGCGACGGCTCGTACCTCTACTACCCGCACGCGCTCTACTCGGCGGTCCGCCACGGCGTCGATCTGACGGTCGTGATCCCGGACAACCGCAACTACCGCATCCTGAAAGACAACGCCGTGGAACTGTTCGGCGCGGACGAGTCCGATCTGGACTTCGTGGGGATGGACTTCCACCCGCCGGTCGACATCCCGGCGAACGCCGAGAGCCACGGCGCGAGGGGAGAACGAATCGAAGCCCCCGAGCGCATCGCCGGAGCGGTCGAGTCTGCGATGGCCCGCGACGGCCCCGACGTACTGGACGTGGCGGTCCACGACTGA
- a CDS encoding ABC transporter substrate-binding protein, whose product MVRDIERRDFLKGVSVAGIAGLAGCTGGGGDGTETSTPTDGGGGDDMTETDSGGGGMSRDNPVRVGVLMPETGDLSSVGVPIRDGALLPAVQLEGETDFTIETQVADTQTDPQAGISAAENLVNSGFPAITGPASSGVNLQVTRQVLIPSGVVGCSPSSTSPNVTTLEDNDLIFRTPPSDALQGQVIAQVGSDELDASTAATMYVNNDYGQALSDAFGESFSGEVANAVSFEKEQPSYTSRLETALQNDPDMLVVIGYPASGIQLFRDYYNDFDSGVDIVVTDGLKDPELPGEVGSNMSNVIGTAPTAAGPGREFFTNLYQEEYGSEPGVFTSQAYDATAVLILANVAAGENTGTAIRDNLRAVANPEGEQYGPESLADAVAAVAAGEEINYVGASSPVDFDENGDMQAVTYEIFGFTSDGVETQRTIDFGG is encoded by the coding sequence ATGGTACGTGATATCGAACGCCGAGACTTCCTGAAGGGAGTCAGCGTCGCAGGCATCGCCGGACTGGCCGGTTGTACCGGCGGCGGTGGCGACGGCACGGAGACGAGTACACCCACCGACGGCGGCGGTGGCGACGACATGACCGAGACCGACAGCGGCGGCGGCGGTATGTCCCGCGACAATCCGGTCCGCGTCGGCGTCCTGATGCCCGAGACCGGCGACCTGTCGTCGGTCGGTGTCCCGATCCGTGACGGCGCGCTCCTCCCGGCGGTGCAGTTGGAAGGCGAGACGGACTTCACCATCGAGACGCAGGTGGCAGACACCCAGACGGACCCGCAGGCGGGGATCAGCGCGGCGGAGAACCTCGTCAACTCCGGCTTCCCGGCGATCACCGGGCCGGCGTCTTCGGGTGTAAACCTGCAGGTGACCCGGCAGGTGCTCATCCCGAGCGGTGTCGTCGGCTGTTCGCCGTCGTCGACCTCGCCGAACGTCACGACGCTCGAGGACAACGACCTCATCTTCCGGACCCCGCCGAGTGACGCCCTGCAGGGGCAGGTCATCGCACAGGTCGGGAGCGACGAACTCGACGCGAGTACGGCCGCGACGATGTACGTCAACAACGACTACGGACAGGCGCTGTCCGACGCCTTCGGCGAGTCCTTCTCCGGCGAGGTGGCCAACGCGGTCTCCTTCGAGAAGGAACAGCCGTCGTACACCTCGCGGCTGGAGACGGCACTCCAGAACGACCCCGACATGCTGGTCGTCATCGGCTACCCGGCGTCCGGCATCCAACTGTTCCGCGACTACTACAACGACTTCGACAGCGGTGTCGACATCGTGGTCACGGACGGCCTGAAGGACCCCGAACTGCCCGGCGAGGTCGGGAGCAACATGTCGAACGTCATCGGCACCGCGCCCACCGCCGCCGGTCCCGGTCGAGAGTTCTTCACGAACCTCTACCAGGAGGAGTACGGCTCCGAACCCGGCGTGTTCACCTCGCAGGCGTACGACGCGACCGCCGTGTTGATCCTCGCCAACGTCGCGGCGGGCGAGAACACCGGCACGGCGATCCGCGACAACCTGCGTGCGGTCGCCAACCCCGAGGGCGAGCAGTACGGTCCCGAGAGCCTCGCGGACGCGGTCGCCGCGGTGGCCGCCGGCGAGGAGATCAACTACGTGGGTGCGTCGAGTCCGGTCGACTTCGACGAGAACGGCGACATGCAGGCCGTCACCTACGAGATCTTCGGCTTCACGTCCGACGGCGTGGAGACCCAGCGGACCATCGACTTCGGCGGCTGA
- a CDS encoding CBS domain-containing protein, whose protein sequence is MDTSVMVRDVMSREFVGVSESDTVAGAVGVMLEDGTDCAVVLRGNDPVGVVTSIAALDLLVDGADPDSTPVSEVMGPVGPVVSPADVLSEAARRMVTEPARRLLVMDGDDLLGVLSERDVMAATATSVPESPNEALAMETESRDPEYTDQSICEVCGTLARELANVNGQLVCPDCREV, encoded by the coding sequence ATGGATACGAGTGTCATGGTGCGTGATGTCATGAGTCGCGAGTTCGTCGGGGTGAGTGAGTCCGATACGGTGGCGGGCGCAGTCGGTGTGATGCTCGAAGACGGAACCGACTGCGCCGTCGTCCTCAGAGGGAACGACCCGGTCGGCGTGGTGACGAGCATCGCTGCGCTCGACCTCCTGGTCGACGGTGCCGACCCCGACTCGACGCCCGTCTCCGAGGTGATGGGACCGGTCGGACCGGTCGTCTCGCCCGCCGACGTGCTCTCCGAGGCGGCGAGGCGGATGGTCACGGAACCGGCCCGACGACTGCTGGTGATGGACGGCGACGACCTGCTCGGCGTCCTGTCCGAGCGCGACGTGATGGCCGCGACGGCGACGTCGGTGCCCGAATCCCCCAACGAGGCGCTGGCGATGGAGACCGAGAGCCGAGACCCGGAGTACACCGACCAGAGCATCTGTGAGGTCTGCGGGACGCTCGCTCGTGAACTGGCGAACGTCAACGGACAACTCGTCTGTCCGGACTGTCGTGAAGTGTGA
- a CDS encoding ribonucleotide-diphosphate reductase subunit beta: MSGQMQIDDRSRSQRYYRHAVENHWDPHDIDLSADAGPLSAVDDEVFDQLRLFLARFGAGEQAVTEDLSPLAVRADDPADSMFITSQLYEEAKHLDFFDRYWREVIHPVEDARGVERSYPTEDRWFNDDYVDLFDRNEQAMHRLLDDDSAENRVRAFCHYHLTIEGILAQTGYYIMSACYDDSEYTRLPTLPGLVAGVTQIRGDEGRHVGFGMTKLKDLLEDGADPQIIHDTVNELMPMVHGIVTTVTGDFGPADSEFVEYATEKHLQRMQQITNATAEIPNVERLVALDD; this comes from the coding sequence ATGTCCGGGCAGATGCAGATCGACGACAGGAGTCGGTCACAGCGATACTATCGGCACGCGGTCGAGAACCACTGGGACCCACACGACATCGACCTCTCGGCGGACGCCGGGCCGCTGTCGGCGGTGGACGACGAGGTGTTCGACCAACTGCGACTGTTCCTCGCGCGGTTCGGTGCCGGTGAACAGGCCGTGACCGAGGACCTCTCACCGCTGGCGGTACGGGCCGACGACCCTGCGGACTCGATGTTCATCACGAGTCAGCTGTACGAGGAGGCGAAACATCTGGACTTCTTCGACCGCTACTGGCGCGAGGTGATCCACCCGGTCGAGGACGCACGCGGCGTCGAGCGAAGCTATCCGACCGAGGACCGCTGGTTCAACGACGACTACGTCGACCTGTTCGACCGCAACGAGCAGGCGATGCACCGCCTGCTGGACGACGACAGCGCGGAGAACCGCGTCCGGGCGTTCTGTCACTACCACCTGACGATAGAGGGTATCCTCGCTCAGACCGGCTACTACATCATGAGCGCCTGCTACGACGACAGCGAGTACACGCGTCTCCCGACCCTACCGGGGTTGGTCGCGGGCGTCACCCAGATTCGTGGCGACGAGGGACGACACGTCGGCTTCGGCATGACGAAACTGAAGGACCTCCTCGAGGACGGGGCGGACCCACAGATCATCCACGACACGGTCAACGAACTGATGCCGATGGTCCACGGTATCGTCACGACCGTCACGGGCGACTTCGGCCCGGCGGACTCCGAGTTCGTCGAGTACGCGACCGAGAAACACCTCCAGCGGATGCAGCAGATCACGAACGCGACGGCCGAGATTCCGAACGTCGAGCGACTGGTGGCGCTGGACGACTGA
- a CDS encoding SDR family oxidoreductase: MYETLDGRTALVTGATAGIGSATADALAGAGANVALAARREDRLAELVRQIESDHGVDALAVPTDVREERQVEHCVETVGAEFGRLDAVVVNAGLARGSSVADMSTDDYRTMMETNVDGAFFTASESISHLRETEGNLVFVGSFAGQYPRPFNPVYAASKWWLRGFAHSLEASVGPDGIAVTVVNPSEVRTEFGSDYGESFADRFEEGEVTEPAEIADAIVFAVKQDNSTVSELDLYRRDKFEGW; the protein is encoded by the coding sequence ATGTACGAGACACTCGACGGCCGAACCGCACTCGTCACTGGCGCGACTGCCGGCATCGGCTCTGCGACCGCCGACGCCCTCGCAGGTGCCGGCGCGAACGTCGCGCTCGCGGCCCGAAGAGAAGATCGACTCGCCGAACTCGTCCGGCAGATCGAGTCCGACCACGGTGTCGACGCGCTCGCGGTCCCGACCGACGTGCGCGAGGAGCGCCAGGTCGAACACTGCGTCGAGACGGTCGGAGCGGAGTTCGGACGGCTCGATGCGGTCGTCGTCAACGCCGGACTCGCCAGAGGTTCGTCGGTCGCGGACATGAGCACGGACGACTACCGGACGATGATGGAGACGAACGTCGACGGGGCGTTCTTCACCGCCAGCGAGTCGATCTCGCACCTGCGCGAGACCGAGGGAAACCTCGTCTTCGTCGGCTCCTTCGCCGGGCAGTACCCCCGTCCGTTCAACCCGGTGTACGCCGCCAGCAAGTGGTGGCTCCGGGGCTTCGCGCACAGTCTCGAAGCCAGCGTCGGCCCGGACGGCATCGCCGTGACAGTCGTCAACCCCAGCGAGGTCCGGACCGAGTTCGGCAGTGACTACGGCGAGTCCTTCGCCGATCGGTTCGAGGAAGGCGAGGTGACGGAACCGGCGGAGATCGCCGACGCCATCGTCTTCGCCGTGAAACAGGACAACTCGACCGTCAGCGAACTCGATCTGTATCGCCGCGACAAGTTCGAGGGGTGGTGA
- a CDS encoding MOSC domain-containing protein — protein MPRVRRLTTFPVKSLDGTDRERAELLPNGGLAGDREFALFDADGDYVNGKRERAIHRVRSGFDPDTGTLSLDAPGVESATFELTDGERDALSEWFERYLGYPVELRRDQVGGFPDDTTLSGPTVVSTATVREVASWYEDVDTDEMRRRLRANVEIGADESAGEESLPPFWEDRLYAGRGESVAFTVDGIEFRGVNPCQRCVVPTRDPDTGAETPGFRERFVERRRETLPEWAETERFDHFFRLMVNTVVPEESVGASIAVGDPVEVGGVEPR, from the coding sequence ATGCCACGTGTCCGGCGACTGACCACGTTTCCGGTGAAATCACTCGACGGAACCGACAGAGAGCGTGCCGAACTACTCCCGAACGGCGGCCTGGCGGGCGACCGCGAGTTCGCGCTGTTCGACGCAGACGGCGACTACGTCAACGGGAAACGCGAGCGAGCGATCCACCGCGTCCGCTCGGGGTTCGATCCCGACACCGGCACGCTCTCGCTCGACGCACCGGGGGTCGAGTCGGCGACGTTCGAGTTGACGGACGGCGAACGAGACGCACTCTCGGAGTGGTTCGAGCGGTACCTCGGCTACCCTGTCGAACTCCGGCGCGACCAGGTGGGTGGGTTCCCGGACGACACGACGCTGTCCGGGCCGACCGTCGTCTCGACGGCGACGGTTCGAGAGGTCGCCTCCTGGTACGAGGACGTCGACACGGACGAGATGCGGCGACGCCTCCGGGCGAACGTCGAGATCGGTGCCGACGAGTCGGCCGGCGAGGAGTCCCTCCCACCGTTCTGGGAGGACCGACTCTACGCCGGTCGCGGCGAGTCGGTGGCGTTCACGGTCGACGGGATCGAGTTCCGGGGCGTCAACCCGTGTCAGCGGTGTGTCGTCCCGACACGAGATCCGGACACCGGCGCGGAGACGCCGGGCTTCCGCGAGCGGTTCGTCGAACGCCGACGTGAGACGCTCCCCGAGTGGGCCGAGACGGAGCGGTTCGACCACTTCTTCCGACTGATGGTGAACACCGTCGTCCCCGAGGAGTCGGTCGGTGCGTCGATCGCGGTCGGCGACCCCGTGGAAGTCGGCGGCGTCGAACCGCGGTGA
- the psmA gene encoding archaeal proteasome endopeptidase complex subunit alpha: MNRNDQQAYDRGTSLFSPDGRIYQVEYAREAVSRGAASIGVRTTEGVVLVGQNRMISPLMEAESVEKLHKLDDHLGAASAGHVADARRLVDYARRVAQGDRLRYGETVDVETLAKQVTDLIQENTQTGGTRPFGASLLLGGVDNGGQPRLFATDPSGTPNEWKAVAIGGDQQTIQEYLEEHYAEDLTLDEGVSLALEALAESTDAEDLGPDTVSVTTVAVEGGYRTLSADEIESRLAELDTADE; encoded by the coding sequence ATGAACCGGAACGACCAGCAGGCCTACGACCGAGGCACGTCGCTGTTCTCACCCGACGGCCGTATCTACCAGGTCGAGTACGCCCGCGAGGCGGTCTCGCGTGGCGCGGCGAGTATCGGTGTCCGGACGACCGAGGGTGTCGTGCTCGTCGGCCAGAACCGGATGATCTCCCCGCTGATGGAAGCGGAGAGCGTGGAGAAACTCCACAAACTCGACGACCACCTCGGTGCGGCCAGCGCGGGCCACGTCGCCGACGCCCGCCGACTCGTCGACTACGCTCGTCGGGTGGCACAAGGGGACCGTCTGCGCTACGGCGAGACGGTCGACGTAGAGACGCTGGCGAAGCAGGTGACGGACCTGATCCAGGAGAACACCCAGACCGGCGGGACGCGACCCTTCGGTGCGTCGCTCCTCCTGGGCGGTGTCGACAACGGCGGCCAGCCGCGCCTGTTCGCTACCGATCCCTCCGGGACGCCGAACGAGTGGAAGGCCGTCGCCATCGGTGGCGACCAGCAGACGATCCAGGAGTACCTCGAGGAGCACTACGCCGAGGACCTCACACTCGACGAGGGTGTCTCGCTCGCACTCGAAGCCCTCGCCGAGAGCACCGACGCCGAAGACCTCGGCCCCGACACGGTGAGTGTCACCACCGTCGCCGTCGAGGGTGGCTACCGCACACTGTCGGCCGACGAGATCGAGTCGAGACTCGCGGAACTCGACACCGCCGACGAGTAA
- a CDS encoding FKBP-type peptidyl-prolyl cis-trans isomerase, which translates to MSIEADDRVTLEYVGRFPDGTVFDTSRESVAVEHGLVDTDRETSFEPLTFVVGAEQVIEGLDGRVRDLSVGDEATLEIPPEEAYGPVDDARIREYETETFAGMVGQEPEVGLHVHAENGLHGDVIAVTEETVEVDFNHELAGKTLVFEVEILAVE; encoded by the coding sequence ATGAGTATCGAAGCGGACGATCGCGTGACGCTGGAGTACGTCGGCCGGTTCCCGGACGGCACCGTCTTCGACACCTCCCGTGAGTCGGTCGCGGTCGAGCACGGACTGGTCGACACGGACAGAGAGACGAGTTTCGAACCGTTGACGTTCGTCGTCGGCGCGGAGCAGGTCATCGAGGGACTGGACGGTCGGGTTCGCGACCTCTCGGTCGGCGACGAGGCGACCCTCGAGATTCCACCCGAGGAGGCGTACGGCCCGGTGGACGACGCTCGTATCCGCGAGTACGAGACCGAGACGTTCGCCGGGATGGTCGGCCAGGAACCGGAAGTCGGACTGCACGTCCACGCCGAGAACGGGCTTCACGGCGACGTGATCGCAGTGACCGAGGAGACCGTCGAGGTGGACTTCAACCACGAACTCGCCGGGAAGACGCTGGTGTTCGAGGTCGAGATCCTGGCCGTGGAGTAG
- a CDS encoding ribonuclease H-like domain-containing protein, whose protein sequence is MRIENSFIPVRGVGEATERKLWRAGVTHWDEFDPSVVGPTTADRIESFIAEAAPHLDDGDARFFDREFPSAERWRLYENFRDDACFFDIETTGLDHHRDRVTTVSFHRADETTTLVQGDDLTAGAIREQVADASLLVTFNGKRFDAPFLEESFDLTLDQPHLDLLYTCKKLGLSGGLKAIEREVGIDRDRPDLSGRDAVRLWREYERGDESALETLVSYNRDDTVNLERLADTVSSALHREVFESACADQA, encoded by the coding sequence GTGCGAATCGAGAACAGTTTCATTCCGGTTCGGGGTGTCGGGGAGGCGACGGAGCGAAAACTCTGGCGGGCGGGCGTCACGCACTGGGACGAGTTCGATCCCTCGGTCGTCGGCCCGACCACCGCCGACCGGATCGAGTCGTTCATCGCCGAGGCAGCACCGCACCTCGACGACGGTGACGCTCGATTCTTCGACCGGGAGTTTCCGAGCGCCGAACGCTGGCGACTCTACGAGAACTTCCGGGACGACGCCTGTTTCTTCGACATCGAGACGACCGGGCTGGACCACCACCGCGACCGGGTGACGACCGTCAGCTTCCACCGGGCGGACGAGACGACGACACTCGTGCAGGGGGACGACCTGACTGCCGGTGCGATCCGAGAGCAGGTCGCCGACGCCTCGCTGCTCGTGACGTTCAACGGGAAGCGGTTCGACGCGCCCTTCCTCGAGGAGTCGTTCGACCTGACGCTCGACCAGCCACATCTCGACTTACTGTACACGTGCAAGAAACTCGGGCTGTCGGGCGGCCTGAAGGCCATCGAGCGCGAGGTCGGCATCGACCGGGACCGGCCAGATCTGTCGGGCCGAGACGCGGTGCGCCTCTGGCGGGAGTACGAACGCGGCGACGAGTCGGCACTGGAGACGCTGGTGTCGTACAACCGCGACGACACGGTGAACCTGGAGCGACTGGCCGACACGGTGTCGTCGGCACTCCACCGCGAAGTGTTCGAGTCGGCGTGCGCAGACCAGGCGTAG